A section of the Virgibacillus sp. NKC19-3 genome encodes:
- a CDS encoding vWA domain-containing protein yields the protein MFKRGLCICFVMVALFLVGCNDEQDVSSSDEPNKDDEQEESVSEVEAEESTLERFEDIGEIESREDMKAQEEGTLVADMTLEEELEDDSSDKELDPSIVQALEEELEHITSQTQDPEEINKALVHLLGTPHYNEVIEKAEEFEPDFEEPFLPDPGKSEKELENEPAKGKAIILLDASSSMLLRVDNEVKMDIAKDAVERFGETIGQDNDVSLVVYGHKGSESEADKELSCNGIEEIYPMDAYDESEFTDALSSFESKGYTPLAGAIQKAADMSSDYEEPTTVYIVSDGVETCDGDPVEEAANFVKDSEDTSVNIIGFNVDEDAQEQLKEVSDAGAGEYFSADNADELKTTIEQKWLPSRIDLAWAFTKAPDGWETLAEKERFDEGLNPIKDVIDSEASRYSQALQILNDEQLVDSEVSEEVRELREERHRKMYDVISAFSSEKKDEIDARADDIHQEVDEWTEEMRKQKEENDDLF from the coding sequence ATGTTTAAGAGGGGATTATGTATTTGTTTCGTCATGGTGGCATTATTTTTGGTTGGTTGTAATGATGAACAAGACGTTTCGTCCAGTGATGAGCCAAACAAGGATGATGAACAGGAAGAATCAGTTTCGGAAGTTGAAGCGGAAGAATCCACTTTAGAAAGATTTGAGGACATAGGGGAAATTGAATCCAGAGAAGATATGAAAGCACAGGAAGAGGGAACATTAGTAGCGGATATGACACTGGAGGAAGAGCTGGAAGATGATTCATCGGATAAAGAGCTGGATCCGTCCATTGTTCAAGCATTAGAAGAAGAATTGGAACATATCACATCCCAGACGCAAGACCCGGAGGAAATTAATAAAGCGCTCGTTCATTTGCTTGGCACCCCGCATTACAATGAAGTGATTGAAAAAGCGGAGGAATTTGAGCCTGATTTTGAAGAGCCTTTTCTACCTGACCCGGGCAAATCTGAAAAAGAACTTGAAAATGAACCGGCTAAAGGGAAAGCAATTATTTTGCTTGATGCAAGTTCGAGTATGTTGTTACGTGTTGACAACGAAGTGAAAATGGATATAGCGAAGGATGCTGTAGAGCGCTTTGGGGAAACGATTGGACAGGATAATGATGTTTCGTTAGTTGTATATGGACATAAGGGTTCTGAATCAGAAGCGGATAAGGAATTATCGTGTAATGGAATTGAAGAGATTTATCCGATGGACGCTTACGATGAATCCGAATTTACAGATGCATTATCCAGTTTTGAGAGTAAAGGGTACACTCCGTTGGCAGGAGCCATCCAAAAGGCGGCAGATATGAGTAGTGATTACGAAGAGCCAACTACTGTATATATTGTTAGCGACGGCGTGGAAACGTGTGACGGGGATCCTGTTGAAGAAGCGGCTAACTTTGTAAAGGATAGTGAAGATACGTCTGTCAATATCATCGGTTTTAATGTGGATGAGGATGCTCAAGAACAGCTTAAGGAAGTTTCAGACGCCGGTGCAGGTGAATATTTTTCAGCAGATAATGCAGATGAATTGAAAACAACGATTGAACAAAAGTGGCTCCCTTCCAGAATTGATCTAGCATGGGCTTTCACAAAGGCCCCTGATGGATGGGAAACCCTTGCTGAAAAGGAACGTTTTGATGAGGGTCTAAACCCAATAAAGGACGTTATTGACAGTGAGGCATCCAGATATTCACAAGCCCTTCAGATTCTAAACGATGAGCAGTTGGTCGATTCTGAAGTAAGCGAAGAAGTTCGAGAACTTAGGGAAGAAAGACATCGTAAAATGTATGATGTCATAAGTGCGTTCAGCTCTGAAAAGAAAGATGAAATCGATGCACGTGCAGATGACATACATCAAGAAGTAGATGAATGGACCGAAGAGATGAGGAAGCAAAAGGAAGAAAACGACGATTTGTTTTAA
- a CDS encoding pyridoxal phosphate-dependent aminotransferase produces the protein MDFSNRLKNLPDQFFAALTQKVADAIRQGRDIINLGQGNPDQPTPPHIVKALQQAVEDPRTHKYSPFRGTPELKQAAADFYKREYDVDIDPHTEIAILSGAKIGLVELPLALMNEGEVMLLPDPGYPDYLSGVSLADVTYETMSLLEENLFLPDYRLLTNEQKDQAKLMYLNYPNNPTGATASIEFFNDTVKLANASDIGVIHDFAYGAIGFDDRKPVSFLQADGAKEVGIELYTLSKTYNMAGWRVGFAVGNAKMIEAINLLQDHLFVSLFPAVQEAAVTALTSSQDCVDEQVARYESRRNTLITECERIGWNIKAPTGSFFAWLPVPKGYSSEGFADLLFEKANIAVAAGKGFGKHGEGYIRVGLLVEEERLREAIRRIEALGIFS, from the coding sequence ATGGATTTTTCAAATCGTTTAAAAAATTTACCCGACCAGTTCTTTGCTGCACTTACCCAGAAAGTGGCAGATGCCATTCGGCAAGGGCGAGATATTATCAATTTAGGACAGGGAAATCCGGATCAGCCTACACCGCCCCATATTGTAAAAGCATTACAACAAGCTGTCGAGGATCCAAGGACACATAAATACTCTCCTTTCAGAGGAACTCCTGAATTAAAACAGGCCGCGGCTGATTTTTATAAGCGGGAATACGACGTCGACATTGATCCGCACACAGAAATAGCCATTTTATCTGGAGCAAAAATAGGGTTGGTTGAGCTTCCCCTTGCATTAATGAATGAAGGAGAAGTCATGTTGCTTCCGGATCCTGGATATCCGGATTATTTATCCGGTGTGAGTCTTGCTGATGTGACCTATGAAACCATGTCTTTATTGGAAGAAAATCTATTTTTACCTGATTATCGCTTACTCACTAATGAACAAAAAGACCAAGCAAAATTGATGTATTTAAATTATCCCAATAACCCGACGGGAGCAACTGCTTCCATTGAGTTTTTCAACGATACAGTGAAGCTTGCCAATGCGTCAGACATTGGAGTAATTCATGACTTTGCCTATGGGGCAATTGGTTTTGATGATAGAAAACCAGTAAGCTTTCTGCAAGCGGACGGGGCTAAAGAAGTTGGTATCGAGTTGTATACATTGTCGAAAACATACAATATGGCAGGCTGGCGCGTTGGATTTGCCGTCGGAAATGCAAAAATGATTGAAGCGATCAATCTCTTGCAGGATCACTTATTTGTCAGTTTATTCCCTGCGGTGCAAGAAGCTGCAGTCACCGCGCTGACAAGTAGCCAGGACTGTGTAGATGAACAAGTTGCGCGTTACGAGTCTCGCCGAAACACACTCATTACCGAATGCGAGCGCATTGGTTGGAATATCAAAGCTCCAACCGGGTCGTTTTTCGCATGGCTGCCAGTTCCTAAAGGCTACAGCAGTGAAGGATTTGCTGACCTACTATTTGAGAAGGCAAATATAGCCGTGGCAGCAGGTAAAGGCTTCGGAAAACATGGCGAAGGCTATATACGCGTTGGGCTGTTAGTTGAAGAAGAACGTTTAAGAGAGGCGATAAGACGGATAGAGGCGCTCGGTATATTTTCTTGA
- the brnQ gene encoding branched-chain amino acid transport system II carrier protein, with amino-acid sequence MKDKISFSSTAAIGVMLFALFFGAGNLIFPAELGQNAGMNLWPAVIGFLITGVGLPLVGVLAISYSGSNDLQELSSRVHPIYGILFTSLLYLTIGPFFAAPRTGTVAYEVGIMPFISEENSQMVLFIFTFLFFAATLLFSLKPAKIVDNVGKILAPGIVVLLGILLIMVVTQPMGAIESPQEGYRSGAFIQGFLEGYNTMDAIASLVFGIIVIHAIRAMGVTSKNGILRITAKAGGIATVLLAVIYIGIAYLGATSTSTFGIFETGGPVLSSAASYYFGALGSILLAIVIILACLTTSIGLVTANAEFFHKLIPKISYKAFVIFFATITFIIANFGLENIITYSLPVLMFVYPLAIVLMLLAFLSRLFNHARMVYVSAITVTFLISIFDGLKALCESLGIDYFTWMQPVISFYEQILPLYNEGLGWVLPAVIVIVITGVIARVQHLSTARA; translated from the coding sequence ATGAAAGACAAAATCTCATTTTCGTCTACTGCAGCAATTGGAGTCATGCTGTTTGCACTATTTTTTGGAGCTGGAAATCTGATTTTTCCGGCAGAACTTGGTCAAAATGCCGGGATGAATCTTTGGCCGGCTGTTATTGGATTTTTGATTACTGGCGTTGGATTGCCTTTAGTAGGGGTTTTAGCGATCAGTTATTCCGGGAGTAATGATTTGCAGGAACTTTCAAGCAGGGTTCACCCTATTTATGGTATACTGTTCACTTCACTTCTTTATCTGACGATTGGTCCCTTTTTTGCAGCGCCACGTACAGGTACGGTTGCGTATGAAGTTGGTATTATGCCGTTTATAAGTGAAGAAAATTCGCAGATGGTATTGTTTATTTTTACATTCCTGTTTTTCGCTGCCACACTTTTATTTTCCCTAAAGCCCGCAAAGATCGTGGATAATGTAGGAAAAATATTAGCACCCGGGATTGTAGTTCTTCTTGGTATCTTATTAATTATGGTGGTTACTCAGCCAATGGGAGCTATTGAATCGCCGCAGGAAGGTTATCGTAGTGGGGCATTTATCCAAGGATTCTTAGAGGGTTATAATACAATGGATGCAATAGCTTCACTCGTATTCGGCATTATCGTTATTCATGCGATTCGTGCCATGGGTGTGACTTCGAAAAATGGAATACTCAGGATAACTGCTAAAGCGGGTGGTATTGCAACTGTATTACTTGCAGTCATCTATATAGGTATTGCGTATTTGGGAGCAACGAGTACGTCAACTTTTGGAATATTTGAAACTGGTGGACCGGTTCTAAGCAGTGCTGCATCCTATTATTTTGGAGCATTGGGATCGATATTGTTAGCCATTGTTATTATCCTGGCTTGTTTAACAACGAGTATTGGGTTGGTAACAGCCAATGCTGAATTCTTTCATAAACTGATTCCGAAAATCAGCTACAAGGCATTTGTTATATTTTTTGCAACGATAACATTTATTATTGCGAATTTCGGGCTGGAGAATATCATTACTTATTCGCTTCCAGTTTTAATGTTTGTGTATCCACTAGCCATTGTATTAATGCTTTTGGCATTCCTATCACGACTGTTTAATCATGCGCGGATGGTGTATGTTTCAGCAATTACGGTGACATTTTTGATTAGTATCTTTGATGGGTTGAAAGCTTTATGCGAGTCACTGGGAATCGATTATTTCACGTGGATGCAACCGGTTATCTCCTTCTATGAACAGATACTTCCTTTATACAATGAGGGACTTGGGTGGGTGTTACCTGCCGTTATCGTTATTGTAATAACGGGTGTCATTGCTCGTGTGCAACATTTATCCACAGCTCGCGCATAA